The following is a genomic window from Oscarella lobularis chromosome 2, ooOscLobu1.1, whole genome shotgun sequence.
ATTGTAGTCTACGTGCACTacctttttattttagagcAATCATTGTTCGGCCTGGGCAAGCATAGCATTACCGAGTGACAGTGAAAAAGAGACGGATACGGAAGCCAAAAAAATGACACTAGAAATACGGATAAACAGATAAAGGGCGGAATCCCGTGATTTAGACGCGTAGAAGAGGCAGTAGAGCATTGTCTAGTTTCAAACGACTTAGATAACGCTGATTGGGATTTTATGCGTGATCATCTCTACCTGCATCCTGCTGCTGCATAGGTAAACTACGCTATGCCTCAGCTTGAACACCCCAGGGTGCATTGCAATTTCAAAGGGCACCTGCGGTCGCTATGGTTGCCAAAAAGGGTCCATCAGGTCCTTCGAGTCAACAGAATTGTTTCCaggtaataaataaactGTAATCAATATTTCGCTGATGTTTCGAATTTAGGGGCCTCCAGGGACGCCTGGTTTGCACGGCCGCGACGGAATTCCAGGAGTGCCAGGTTGGTtattttgtaagaaaactGCCAAGCTCTTTGAATTACACTGCCTGACTATGTAGGGATTCCAGGCTCTAAAGGAGACAAGGTGCTTTGATAATTGCAGGCCCGTTGTTCTCTTTGTAACAAAACGCTATTTTTGTCATTTAGGGACCTGCTGGAACATTATCTCAGGAAGTCAGTCTTTTTTAGCATGAGCAGTGATTTTATCTCAGCGTTGGTCTATACTAGGAAAGACGTGAAATAGATAAGCTTAAATCACAACTAGCCAATATGATGAATACTGTAAACGACCTCAAAGGTATTTAAATAATGACTAGAAATGTGCAACGCTATGTTTTCTTGCATTAGATCGCCTTCTTGTAATTGAAAACGGTACCAAGGTCGTCTCTCCCTCCCTCAAGCCGAGACACCAATGGTCCTCTTCGGGTATATTAAAAATAGTTCCTCTTTTAATTGTCTCTTAACGTTATCTGGTAGCTGGTGCAAGAGGTGAACGAGATAATCCTGCACAATCTTgtaaagaaattaaatttcaTTATCCTCAGAGCCAATCAGGTATGCCACCGTGAGTGTGACGTGCAACTGACATCATGGGTACAGGTATCTACTTGCTAAAGACACCGTCTGGTATCCTCTATCGAACATACTGCGAAATGACGGTAGATGGCGGTGGATTTACTTTCGTTGCGTCCATAGCAGAAGGCACTGGTTGGGAGTTTAATTCTCGAAGGTGGACAGACACCAGCGTATTCAATGACGACCTTCTTCTACCACTAAGGGGAACTAAAGTTGACAGAAAAGTAATCAGTTACAAAGTATTGCCTCTGAAAGAAGTCATGATTACAGACCACACACTTCACAATTATCACGTCATGTTCAATTTTAAAGATTCTGATTTGAagttctcgtcgcttcgggATGCTTTCGCCAACGGTGGAAACTATCTGTGGGCTACCAGGAAGACTTCCAGAGGCAGTGGGATTTGGGAAGTCACCGAACTGGGCTTTCAATAACGTTGACTCAAAAAGTCACTGTTACAATGGCCGCGTTGCCGTCTGCAAGCAAACGAGTGCACGTCATACTGGTGGAGGAACCCTTATTGGAATATCATGCCGAGGAAGCCGTAACCACGATGTCAATTTATATAGAAGTGTGCAGAGTCACGCTTACACTTGCAACGGCGAAACTCACAGTCTCTCTATAGCACCAGACTCTTACTACAACATTTTTGTTCGCTAGACATTGCTTTGTGCTTCTGTTACCTGCTGCTGCACTGTGAATTCAGCAGCACTGCATGTACTTGCTGATTCAAACAGCAACTTCCGGCCTTGTACACTCACGCTTGCACTTGCTATTGATACAACACAAAGAAAGTTTGACTCCTTAAAGCCGGCATATAGGCGTTTGTCGCTACTAGTAGAAAGTTACAATAGTTTGAACGGAATTTTTTACAGTAGGGGCGTGCTGAACACAGATAGAAAAGATTAATTATGCTGAAAGGGTCTAATTGGTGAGCAAAGATATGTATTCCGTCGAGAGTATGTATTAAATTTGTTTCCGCTGGGTTGTATCATGTTGACTCCTATTTTTGGGCGGTCCTAGAGAGTGAAACAAAGACATTGCTTGCTCTATTCTATGGTGTTAGAGTGAATAACACAAATTGGTTGACGCTTTTGTCTACGTAGCTGCGACATGTGATTGGACGTCGAGTAATGAGATTATCTCGGCTGCGTCGTCACGGTGCGTTTATTTTGCCCGGCCGTCTTTGACCGAAGACGTCCCGCTGTACTCTACGCTGTCCGCTACTTGAAAATATGACTGCCGGTGCAACTGAACTTGCCTATATGTTGGACGAGTTTGACGATCTCTTTCTATCGGCCGCTGCTGGCATCGCTGCGCGTCACGACATAGTCTCGGAGGACGACCTTCATCACTTCCTTTCGCTGGGAACGCCAAAGTGCGAAATGACCCCATTCGGCGTAAGGAAGCTGCTTTGTGATAGGCTTTGGATGGCCACGCCCGAGACAAGGACGCTTTTCGCAAACGATTTGGGCAGTATGTACGGACATCATTGTGAAGCAAAGTCAAAGTATCTTCGAAAGCATCTGCAATCTTTGAATAAAGCTGTCGTGCGAATGATAGAGACGCTGAAAAGCGGAGCGGGGCGTTTTCCTTGCCGGGGACTTGAAGTCCCCAGTCCCCAAAGAGAGGGAGGAGCTAAGTAAGGATAACAAAATATTTCTCTCAGATTCACATGCATAAGATTTCTTGCTAGAACAAAACAGTTGGAGATAAATCGACGACCCAAAAGTGCTTCGTCCGGACCATGTCCTTCCGACGACTCGGAAGGACCTGAACCGCCTCAGTTTCCGAGTCTTCCTGACATTTGCGACAATtccgaagcgaagaaaggAAGAGCTAAAACGAGTGAAAGCGTAGCTGCTGAAGCTTCACTGCCTTTTCCTCCTACGGACGTCGACACACTTACTGGTATattgtatatatatatcaaaGAGGCGGCATCTATATATTTTCGTCTTTACAGATCCTAGCACGCTTATGTGCGAAAAACATTACATATCGGCTGACGAGAAGCGCTTCCGCTCTGCAACTCCTCGTCAGTTGATCGCGTCCTTTACGACTGAAGGCAGTAAGGTGCAGAAATACCTTTACGAAAAGTTTGTCCAGTCAGCCGGCTGTGTTTCTGAAACCGACTTTGATAAGTTGTGGAAAGCAGCGAATCCGCTCATTCTCATCTTCCGGTGTGCTTGGCAATCAGTTTATATGGAGCATCTTCATCATTGCTTCAGCCTTCCTCCTGGGTCAGAAGGAGTTGTTGTCCTATCGAAGAAAAGCGATCTCCATGTGTTATTCGGTTGCCCAAACTGCTGCGTTGGCCGCCTTGTAAACAAAATTGTTTCTCAAATTActcaaaaaatgaagaaaatgaacaTGACAGTGGAGGAACTCGTTAGCTTGGAAGAATTTGCTTTCCTTACACCGCCTGATGATGTCTCCTTTAACAGGGAAAGCCTAAAAGCTCTTGACCAGGCTAGGCGTCAAATAAGGAATTGCCTCCTTACACTGACGGAAGGATCTATGACTGGAGCAAAGCGTTTTTCCAAAATGACTTCTATGACAACCAAAAGCAAAATTTTTGCCGAAGCGATTTCGCTGTGCATCAGCCGTGCTCAGAGTGAAGGTTCATTGCAAGATTGCAAAGATGGACTTAAGGCTCTTTCTAATCTGATTTATTGAGCGTGCTTTTGCGAACAGCTGGGGTTACGGTTATTATGTTACTATGTATGTTCTGTCCACGTGATGCATTGTGAGTTTATCCGGGACCTGATGTTTCTATCTCTAAGAAGCGTTCCAATACGTTTTGCCTCCTACTTAGAAGTTGTATCCTTTTCTCAGATTCACACTATGTCTGCCCTTGTGAAGAATGATCAAGATCAGGTGAGGTCCCTTTCGAGGAAACGAAATGTTTCCGTATCGCCGCCAGGTGGCAAGTGGACCTACGGACAGGCTTATACACGACAGAGGTCCGTCTAACGAAGAAATAGAATGCATGTCTTGGCTTAGGGGTGGATTCTGAACGAgcttctcttcgttttcagaTTTCCGCACGAGTTTGTTGTTTTAATTACGTTCTTATAGTCAACAGATGTTGCTCTTAAACAGCGTTGGCGGCAAAATAATTGGAGATTCTTTATCTAATTACTGATTGATTTTAGACCCCTCGTGCGAAGGTTTAGCCCATGCAGAGCGAGGGGAGGGGGCGCCTCTAAACCAATAAATCCTGTGAGACGCGCAAAGTGCGTGTCAGAGGCGATCAAAGTCCCTTTTCATTGTGTTATCCTTTTTTGGCCCGCTCTCAATGGCGTCGAACGGAGACAAGGAAGAGACCGTCGCCAAGATGATCCTCGTGATCTTCCTTTTGACTACTGGCGTTTTGTCCCAAAAAGGCAAGTGTGACGCACGACGCACTGTTCACCCACGCGGCCATATCGGTCACGATGCTGCATGGGACTACGCGCTATTAACGCGACggtatatacagtatatatagAGGCTTGCTGTAGTTGATCCCGTTTTTGAGACGTACGTGTGTCTAGGCGGTTTCGGTTATCAGTTGTTGCTActttttgattatttttgtGGCAAAATGTGTGAGGCGTGAGATCGCCTGTCGCAGTTCGTATGTTGTGCGAGAACGAGTTCTCTCGTTACCTTGGAGCTAGCTAACATTTGTGCCTTGACGCTTACCTTTGctttagttagttagttagttgATTAAAATCTTTCATTAAGACATTTCCGCGATCGTTAGCTCGTTTTCTGAAATTATCGCTGGAGGCCACGAAGTTGTAGGTGTGTTGGTTTCTGTGTACATTCTCGAGCCGGATCAGATCAAAGCATACTATAAATGGTCTATATTTAGGAAATCCAACttccacgacgacggaggaCACAACAGCCGCTGTTGGAACTGCACGTGCCTCGGAGCCCATTACAACTGGCACTCCTCCTGAGGAAACGACATGCGGAAGTGAGTTGTACGGGTGTTGATTTAGTCGTCATTTCCTCTGTTTCACTTAGGCATCAGTGTTCAAcccgttgacgacgaaacgcgcgACATCATCCAGTCGTCTTCAATTACAGATTTTGTTGTAAATTCTGGCAATTTGAGCGCGTTGGTcagagtcgtcgtctttgatcCGGATCTGGGCGGCTGGCACGTTGAATTTTCTTACGATTCGACTCTTCTTGTTCTCGTCAAGGCTTTAGGCTACTTAACCGTTTCGAGAGCGGTACGGGCGTACTGCGATACAGGTGAGACTGTTTATAGCGTCTTTATTGTCTATATTTTCTACGTGTCCATTTAGAGAACCTCTTCGTCATTCGTCTGAAACGACTACTGGACTTTCAATCGGCCACGTACAACGAATCCTTGTCATTAACGTCACGTCGAGAAAGGATTCGCTTTCTCTCACTCTCAACTTTCCAGTGAacgctctcgacgtcgagacaGGAACGACTGTGGATATCGGTATAAACGTTGTCGATCCATTCATTGGTGTTGAGCTTGCTCCACAACTCTTTCCCGAAACCTCTTCGTCTGAGCACGTATTTCTGGATAGTATAGTCCTCGGAGACATCTCCATCCGAAAATCTGGGACAAAAGATCAGGTTCATTTGAGGCGATGGGTTGAACTAGTTTTTCAGCTGAATGAAACAGCCAATGTCACAATCGGCGAGCGAATACCCGCGTGGTCTTTCAATGAAGAACGCGGTATTTGGATTGAGGAAGGTGACGGAGTAGTTTCATTGTCGTCAAATGGAAATCTGACATGGACTTACAACGCAAGCGACTTGAAGTGGTGGAATTGCGATCGGCCCTGGACCGATACGAACTGCATTAAGGCAAATGTGACTCATATTCGCAATGGTGTCGTCTCTCTGTTCCCACTTCCAGACGCTATTGTTAGCGTCCAGGGACTGTCTTACAATTACTTCGCTTCTTCACCGACGTCTCGTACAGGCGACGTGTGCTTGGAGGCGAAACGAGGGCAGCCGAGTTTAGTTCGCGTCGAGCACAGCCCTCTATTGTACGATAGCGGTAACGTGCTAGTGGTTGGTTCGCAGTTTTCGTCAGCTTGCCCATCGCAATCACTCGTATGGAGCCCAGTGAATTCATGGGATGCGGGGGATGTATGCGAGGAAGTGAATATTCTCTGTAGGCGAATATAATTGAGTTAGCGTTTTGTATTCACTTATACTGTGTTCATTTCTTTTGACTAGTTTCCGATTGCGATGTTCTTGACGATCCCATTTCTGGGTTCATTAGCCTATCGACGACAGTCTCCGTATATGGTTCCGTTGAAGTTCAAGCTGTTGCAAGAGTCTCTTGTTTGTCCGGATTTAATGTCTCCGGAGAGAGTGAACTGGTCTGTCTTCCGAACGGACAATGGTCAGGCCCGATTCCTGAGTGCCGTATGTTACATTAATGAACTTTCGGTACTGTAATGACTGTTTTTTCGCAGTTCGTTTGAAtctttcttcaaattctACTTCTTTGATCAATCCGACTACTCCGCAGGAGCCAACGACTGTAGAGTCAACAGTTGAACCGAAATGTATCTCTGATCCTTGCCAAAATGGCGGAACGTGCGtggaaaaaatttttcgctTTCACGTGCATTTGCCTACGCGGATACACTGGAGGCGTATGCGAGACAGGTgacttgattttttttagatgtaAACGTTTTTCTATTTTGTGATACCTTttttagacattgacgaatgtgcctcTTCACCTTGCGCAAACGGCGGAATTTGCATCAAAGGAGTTGACATATTCACGTGTCAGTGCTTAGCAGGCTACACCGGAAATGATTGCGAGACAGGTGAGATTTTTTTGGAAAATGAGTGTACAATAATttgagcgttttttctttcttttcttttcttcagatattgatgaatgtgcatcttttccttgcaccaatggcggaacgtgcattgatGAAATTGAATATTTCACTTGTCAGTGCATGCCTGGCTTCACCggagaccaatgcgagacgagtaagGGTTCTTTTTCGTTACTTTTTTGGGCGACGTAGGGCGTTAGCGCCATAACTCCTACCCAGCATTCCAAttcgatttaattaaatgtttCCAAGTCACCAAAGCGCTTTCGCGACAAGTCGCTTGGCTACTTAGTGATGGCTTGCCGTAGCTATGCTTTGTAGGCGTATTGGTTCCTTAGTGTGAACGCAGGTGTCGTTTGTCTTCTTTCATAAAACTGCCAAAATGTTTGAAACAGGCGTGAATGATTGCGCTTCTTTGCCCTGTCAAAACAACGGAGCGTGCATAAACGAAATTAATCAATTCACGTGCCATTGCACAAGTTCTTTCACCGGAGTTGTCTGCGAAACGAGTGCGTTTTTGTGGAGTCAATCATTAGTTTTGTTTAAGTCTTTCTACTTAGATATCAACGAATGTGCGTCTGGGCCTTGTCAAAATAATGGAACTTGCGCCGATGGATTTGGCGTGTACAC
Proteins encoded in this region:
- the LOC136183358 gene encoding collagen alpha-1(II) chain-like, whose amino-acid sequence is MVAKKGPSGPSSQQNCFQGPPGTPGLHGRDGIPGVPGIPGSKGDKGPAGTLSQEERREIDKLKSQLANMMNTVNDLKDRLLVIENGTKVVSPSLKPRHQWSSSAGARGERDNPAQSCKEIKFHYPQSQSGIYLLKTPSGILYRTYCEMTVDGGGFTFVASIAEGTGWEFNSRRWTDTSVFNDDLLLPLRGTKVDRKVISYKVLPLKEVMITDHTLHNYHVMFNFKDSDLKFSSLRDAFANGGNYLWATRKTSRGSGIWEVTELGFQ
- the LOC136184160 gene encoding uncharacterized protein, with product MASNGDKEETVAKMILVIFLLTTGVLSQKDISAIVSSFSEIIAGGHEVVGNPTSTTTEDTTAAVGTARASEPITTGTPPEETTCGSISVQPVDDETRDIIQSSSITDFVVNSGNLSALVRVVVFDPDLGGWHVEFSYDSTLLVLVKALGYLTVSRAVRAEPLRHSSETTTGLSIGHVQRILVINVTSRKDSLSLTLNFPVNALDVETGTTVDIGINVVDPFIGVELAPQLFPETSSSEHVFLDSIVLGDISIRKSGTKDQVHLRRWVELVFQLNETANVTIGERIPAWSFNEERGIWIEEGDGVVSLSSNGNLTWTYNASDLKWWNCDRPWTDTNCIKANVTHIRNGVVSLFPLPDAIVSVQGLSYNYFASSPTSRTGDVCLEAKRGQPSLVRVEHSPLLYDSGNVLVVGSQFSSACPSQSLVWSPVNSWDAGDVCEEVNILFSDCDVLDDPISGFISLSTTVSVYGSVEVQAVARVSCLSGFNVSGESELVCLPNGQWSGPIPECLRLNLSSNSTSLINPTTPQEPTTVESTVEPKCISDPCQNGGTCVEKIFRFHVHLPTRIHWRRMRDRH
- the LOC136183355 gene encoding uncharacterized protein, with amino-acid sequence MTAGATELAYMLDEFDDLFLSAAAGIAARHDIVSEDDLHHFLSLGTPKCEMTPFGVRKLLCDRLWMATPETRTLFANDLGSMYGHHCEAKSKYLRKHLQSLNKAVVRMIETLKSGAGRFPCRGLEVPSPQREGGAKTKQLEINRRPKSASSGPCPSDDSEGPEPPQFPSLPDICDNSEAKKGRAKTSESVAAEASLPFPPTDVDTLTDPSTLMCEKHYISADEKRFRSATPRQLIASFTTEGSKVQKYLYEKFVQSAGCVSETDFDKLWKAANPLILIFRCAWQSVYMEHLHHCFSLPPGSEGVVVLSKKSDLHVLFGCPNCCVGRLVNKIVSQITQKMKKMNMTVEELVSLEEFAFLTPPDDVSFNRESLKALDQARRQIRNCLLTLTEGSMTGAKRFSKMTSMTTKSKIFAEAISLCISRAQSEGSLQDCKDGLKALSNLIY